The following are from one region of the Primulina eburnea isolate SZY01 chromosome 17, ASM2296580v1, whole genome shotgun sequence genome:
- the LOC140817681 gene encoding LOW QUALITY PROTEIN: ABC transporter G family member 32-like (The sequence of the model RefSeq protein was modified relative to this genomic sequence to represent the inferred CDS: deleted 1 base in 1 codon): MWNSAENIAARSESFREEGDDEEALRWAALERLPTYNRVRLGIFRNVVGDSKEVEVHKLEAQEQNVILDRLINSVDSDWEKFFTRMRRRFDRVDLDFPKVEVRFEHLIVESFVHLGSRALPTISNFIINMTEALFRQLRIYSGKRRKLTILDDVSGIIRPGRLTLLLGPPSSGKTTLLLALAGRLNSDLQMSGKVTYNGHGLNEFVPQRTSAYVSQQDWHIPEMTVRETLNFSSRCQGVGYKYDMLLELSRREKIAGIKPDEDLDIFMKALSLKGKESGLVVEYILKILGLDLCADTFVGDEMLKGISGGQKKRLTTGELLVSPSRVLFMDEISTGLDSATTFQIIKYLKHSTHALDGTTVISLLQPAPETYELFDDIILMSEGQIVYQGPREGAPEFFSCMGFHCPERKNLADFLQEIVSKKDQEQYWARLDLPYRYIPVAKFAEAFRQYNIGKNLSEELDTPFDKRYSHPAALTTSRYGVRKTELLKICFDWQLLLMKRNLFIYVFKFIQLLLVALITMSVFCRNTMHHDTIDDGGLYLGELYFSMIIMLFNGFTEVSMLVVKLPVLYKYRDLHFYPCWAFTFPYWLLSILTSLVESGFWVAVTYYVVGFDPNITRFLRQFLLFFFLHQMSLALFRVMGSLGRNMIVANTFGSFAMLIVMTLGGYIISRDRIPSWWIWGFWISPLAYAQDAVSVNEFLGHAWDKRSGDNSNLSLGKALLNARSLFPENYWYWIGVAALIGYIGLFNILFTIFLWNLNPLGKRQAVVSKEELHEREKLRKGEPIVIRLRDFLQHSGSFAKKSFKQKGMVLPFQPLSMSFSNINYYVDVPMELRQQGVPVDKLQLLNNITGAFRPGVLTALVGVSGAGKTTLMDVLAGRKTGGVIEGTISLSGHPKKQETFARISGYCEQNDIHSPCLTVHESLLFSASLRLSPDIELETQKAFVEEVMELVELIPLRGALVGLPGVDGLSTEQRKRLTIAVELVANPSIVFMDEPTSGLDARSAAIVMRTVRNIVNTGRTIVCTIHQPSIDIFESFDELLFMKRGGELIYAGPLGPKSCDLIQYFEDIDGIPRIKNGYNPATWMLEVTSPIEESRLGFDFAEIYRRSKLFQYNKELVERLSKPSGDSKELNFPSKYSVSYFDQFVACLWKQNLSYWRNPQYTAVRFFYTVIISLMLGSICWGFGSKRDTQQDIFNAMGSMYAAVLFIGITNGTAVQPVVSVERFVSYRERAAGMYSALPFAFAQVALEFPYVFAQTIIYCAIFYSMASFEWAVSKFLWYLFFMYFTMLYFTFYGMMTTAVTPNHNLAAIIAAPFYMLWNLFSGFMIPHKRIPIWWRWYYWANPVAWSLYGLLASQYADSEKLVKLSDGIQLMSTRLLVKDVFGFRHDFVGIAGVMVVGFCVLFAVIFAYAIKAFNFQKR, translated from the exons ATGTGGAACTCGGCGGAGAATATAGCCGCGCGTTCGGAGTCATTTAGGGAGGAAGGGGACGATGAGGAGGCGCTGCGGTGGGCGGCGCTAGAGCGGTTGCCGACTTACAACCGCGTGAGGCTCGGCATTTTCCGCAATGTGGTGGGGGATTCGAAGGAGGTTGAGGTGCACAAGCTCGAAGCTCAAGAGCAAAATGTTATCTTGGATCGGTTGATTAACTCGGTTGATAGTGACTGGGAGAAGTTCTTCACTCGCATGCGACGCCGTTTCGATAG AGTTGACTTGGATTTCCCGAAAGTTGAAGTGAGGTTTGAGCATTTGATAGTTGAATCATTTGTTCACCTTGGTAGCAGAGCTTTGCCCACAATATCGAATTTCATCATCAACATGACAGAG GCCTTATTTAGACAGCTGAGGATATATTCTGGTAAGAGGAGAAAGCTGACAATTTTAGATGATGTTAGTGGGATAATTCGACCAGGAAG ATTAACATTATTATTGGGTCCTCCAAGCTCTGGAAAGACGACTCTGCTTCTCGCCCTTGCTGGACGTCTCAACTCTGATCTTCAG ATGTCAGGTAAAGTAACGTACAATGGGCATGGGTTGAATGAGTTTGTTCCGCAAAGAACATCTGCTTATGTTAGTCAACAAGATTGGCACATACCAGAGATGACAGTTAGAGAAACCCTCAACTTTTCATCTCGTTGTCAAGGAGTTGGGTATAAATATG ATATGCTTCTGGAACTTTCAAGAAGAGAAAAGATTGCTGGAATAAAGCCTGATGAAGATCTTGATATATTCATGAAG GCCCTGTCTTTGAAGGGGAAGGAATCAGGCCTTGTGGTGGAGTACATCTTGAAG attttggggtTGGACCTTTGTGCGGATACCTTTGTTGGAGATGAAATGCTTAAAGGGATATCTGGTGGCCAAAAGAAGCGCCTGACAACAG GTGAATTATTGGTCAGCCCGTCAAGAGTGTTATTCATGGATGAGATATCAACAGGTCTTGATAGTGCCACTACATTCCAAATAATCAAGTATCTTAAGCATTCAACCCACGCGCTTGATGGAACCACTGTGATTTCTCTGCTTCAACCAGCACCTGAGACATACGAGCTATTTGATGATATTATTCTCATGTCTGAGGGCCAAATTGTGTACCAGGGACCTCGTGAAGGTGCCCCAGAGTTCTTTTCATGCATGGGATTTCATTGCCCAGAGAGGAAAAATCTTGCGGACTTTCTTCAAGAA ATCGTATCAAAGAAGGACCAAGAGCAATACTGGGCTCGTCTTGATCTTCCGTATCGGTACATACCAGTTGCTAAATTTGCTGAAGCTTTTCGCCAATACAACATTGGGAAGAATTTATCTGAAGAGCTGGATACCCCATTTGATAAGCGTTACAGTCATCCGGCAGCCTTGACGACTTCTCGATATGGCGTCAGGAAAACTGAACTACTTAAAATCTGTTTCGACTGGCAGTTGCTGCTTATGAAACGGAATTTGTTTATCTATGTATTTAAATTTATACAG CTCCTTCTGGTTGCTCTGATTACAATGAGTGTTTTTTGCCGTAATACCATGCATCATGATACAATTGATGACGGGGGCCTTTATTTAGGAGAATTGTACTTTTCCATGATCATTATGCTTTTCAATGGCTTCACAGAGGTTTCCATGCTTGTTGTCAAGCTTCCAGTTCTGTACAAGTACAGGGACTTACACTTCTATCCATGTTGGGCTTTTACATTTCCTTATTGGCTGTTGAGCATTCTAACGTCACTAGTAGAATCAGGTTTCTGGGTGGCAGTGACGTACTATGTCGTTGGATTTGATCCAAATATTACAAG ATTTCTTCGACAATTCTTGCTTTTCTTCTTTCTGCATCAAATGTCTCTTGCTCTTTTCCGTGTGATGGGTTCCTTGGGCCGTAACATGATCGTGGCAAATACTTTTGGATCCTTTGCCATGTTGATAGTCATGACTCTTGGGGGATATATAATTTCAAGAG ATAGGATCCCTAGTTGGTGGATTTGGGGATTTTGGATTTCGCCTTTAGCTTATGCTCAAGATGCTGTTTCTGTGAATGAATTCCTTGGTCATGCCTGGGACAAG AGAAGTGGAGACAATTCGAATTTGTCACTAGGCAAAGCATTACTCAATGCTAGAAGTTTGTTCCCAGAAAATTACTGGTACTGGATTGGTGTAGCTGCATTGATCGGTTACATAGGCTTATTCAATATCCTTTTTACCATTTTCCTCTGGAATCTGAACC CTCTTGGGAAGCGTCAAGCTGTTGTCTCTAAAGAAGAACTCCACGAGAGAGAGAAGCTGCGGAAAGGAGAACCTATTGTCATCCGTCTTAGAGACTTTCTACAGCATTCTGGCTCATTTGCTA AGAAGAGTTTTAAACAAAAAGGAATGGTGCTTCCTTTCCAGCCACTTTCTATGTCTTTCAGCAATATTAATTACTACGTGGATGTGCCCATG GAACTGAGGCAGCAAGGAGTTCCAGTGGATAAATTGCAATTACTGAATAACATCACTGGAGCATTTAGGCCTGGTGTGCTCACAGCTTTGGTTGGAGTTAGTGGTGCTGGAAAAACCACCCTTATGGATGTATTAGCTGGGAGAAAGACTGGTGGAGTTATTGAAGGAACCATCAGTTTATCA GGTCATCCAAAAAAACAAGAGACTTTTGCCAGAATATCAGGGTACTGTGAACAAAACGACATTCATTCTCCCTGCTTAACTGTTCATGAATCACTTCTGTTCTCTGCTTCGCTACGGTTGTCCCCAGATATTGAGTTGGAAACACAAAAG GCATTTGTTGAGGAGGTGATGGAACTTGTGGAACTTATTCCATTGAGAGGAGCGTTAGTAGGCCTACCCGGAGTTGATGGATTATCAACAGAGCAAAGAAAGCGCCTTACAATTGCAGTTGAACTGGTAGCCAACCCTTCTATTGTATTCATGGATGAACCCACATCAGGCTTAGATGCGAGATCTGCAGCCATTGTGATGAGGACAGTGAGGAATATAGTGAACACTGGAAGAACAATTGTCTGTACGATTCATCAGCCTAGCATTGACATCTTTGAATCCTTTGACGAG CTTTTATTTATGAAACGGGGTGGAGAGCTCATTTATGCCGGTCCACTTGGTCCAAAGTCTTGCGATTTGATCCAGTATTTTGAG GATATTGACGGAATACCAAGGATCAAGAATGGATATAATCCGGCTACATGGATGTTAGAGGTTACATCACCAATAGAAGAGAGCCGCCTGGgttttgattttgctgaaatttACCGAAGATCAAAACTATTTCA ATATAACAAAGAGTTGGTCGAGAGGCTGAGCAAGCCAAGTGGCGATTCAAAAGAGCTTAATTTTCCTTCAAAGTATTCTGTGTCATATTTCGACCAATTTGTAGCTTGCCTTTGGAAGCAGAACCTGTCTTACTGGCGAAACCCACAATACACCGCAGTTCGCTTCTTCTATACAGTAATAATATCATTGATGCTGGGATCCATATGTTGGGGATTTGGTTCAAAAAG GGACACACAGCAAGACATATTTAACGCTATGGGATCAATGTATGCAGCAGTGCTGTTCATCGGAATTACGAATGGCACTGCCGTTCAACCAGTCGTTTCTGTTGAAAGATTTGTTTCATACAGGGAAAGAGCAGCAGGAATGTATTCGGCTTTGCCGTTTGCATTCGCCCAG GTTGCTCTCGAGTTTCCTTACGTATTCGCCCAGACGATTATTTACTGTGCAATTTTCTATTCAATGGCTTCCTTTGAGTGGGCTGTTTCCAAATTTTTGTGGTACTTGTTCTTCATGTACTTCACAATGTTGTATTTCACCTTTTATGGCATGATGACAACTGCTGTCACACCCAACCACAACCTTGCGGCCATTATCGCAGCCCCATTTTACATGCTTTGGAATCTCTTTAGTGGATTCATGATACCTCATAAG AGAATTCCAATATGGTGGCGATGGTATTATTGGGCGAACCCCGTTGCGTGGAGTCTGTATGGCCTCCTAGCTTCTCAATATGCTGACAGTGAGAAATTGGTGAAGCTTTCTGATGGAATCCAGTTAATGTCAACAAGGCTATTAGTCAAGGATGTCTTTGGTTTTAGGCATGATTTCGTCGGCATCGCCGGAGTTATGGTGGTCGGGTTCTGCGTGTTATTTGCTGTGATTTTTGCTTACGCTATCAAAGCTTTTAACTTCCAGAAGAGATAA